The DNA sequence AGCCCCGACTACGGCCGCTGGGCCGCGGCGGCCGCCCAGCAGAGCGGCGCAGCCTTCATCGACCTCAACCGCCTGGTAGCCGACCACTACGACCAAACCGGGGAAGCCGCCGTGGGCCGCACCTACTTCACCCCCACCGACCCTATTCATACCAGTGAGGCCGGCGCCCGGCTCAATGCCGAAGCGGTGGCCAGCGGCATCCGGGATACGAAAGACCTGGCTCTGCGCAAGTACCTACGAAGGAAACCGGGCGAATCAGGCCGGCGGCTGGACTGGTTACACTTACCTATGTGGTGGGCCGGGCACGCGCGGTAAGGCCCCGCTCACGCTCCGAAACCCCTCGAACACTCCTGCGGCTACGGCCGGCAAATGCCTCTTTCCGCCCGACTACTACCGTCAGTTTCAGGCCGGGTTCAGCAACGCGGCGCACTGCCGGGCAATTTCCAGCTCCTCGTTGGTGGGAATAACCAGAATCCGGGCCTGCGACGCCGGCGCGCTGACGTCCCGCAGGCCGGGCTGCCGCAGCTGGTTTTTGGCCTCGTCGAGTTGGAGCCCGAAAAAGTCCAGGTCCTGGCACACCTGGGCCCGAACCCGGGCGTCGTTTTCCCCCACCCCGGCGGTAAACACCACCGCGTCCAGCCCGTTCAGCACGGCCGCATACGCCCCGATATACTGCCGGATGCGGTACGTATACAAGGCGTAGCCCAGGGCGGCGCGCGCGTCGCCGGCGGCCAGGGCCTGCCCGATGTCGCGCATGTCGCTGTGGCCGGTGAGGCCCCGCATGCCGCTTTCCTTGTTCAGGAGCGTGCTTACCTGCTCGGCGGAGTAACCCAGAGGCCCGAGCAGATGCAGCAGCACCGAGGGGTCCAGGTCGCCGGAGCGGGTGCCCATCACTAGGCCCGCCAGCGGCCCGAAGCCCATGCTGGTATCCAGGGCCCGCCCGCCCCGCACGGCCGCCATGCTGCACCCGTTGCCGAGGTGAATGGTAATCAGGCGGGCATCGGGGTTCTGCAGAAAAGCGGCGGCCTGGGCGGCCACGTACTGGTGGCTGGTGCCGTGAAAGCCGTATTTGCGGATGCGCTGCTCCGTATACAGCGCCTCGGGCAACGCGTAGCGAAAGGCGTAGTCGGGCAGGGTCTGGTGAAACGCCGTGTCGAACACGGCCACCTGCCGGGCCTGCGGAAACAGCCGCTCGGCCACCTCAATGCCGAAGTAGTTGGCCGGGTTGTGCAGCGGAGCCAGGGCAAAAAGCCGCCGGATTTCCGCCTTTACTTTCTCCGTAATGAGCGTAGTGGCCGCAAAAGCCTCGCCGCCGTGTACCACCCGGTGGCCTACCACTTCAATGTCGGCCGGGTCCTGAATGACGCGGCCTTCGCCTTCGGTCAGCAGCCGCACTACTTCCCGCAGACCGGCCTCGTGGTCGGGCAGCGGCAGCTGTTGGCGCTGTTCGGTGGCGGGGGCTGCCGGGTGCTGCGCCTCAAATACTTTGTGGGTAATGCTGGCCGCCCCCTCCTGCCCGATCCGCTCGACCAAGCCGCTGCAAACGGGCTGCTCGCTGGGCCAGCGGAAAAGTTGGTACTTAATGGAGGAGCTGCCGGAGTTGACGACGAAGATGTTCATAAGAGAAGTCCGCACCCGCCCGGGGTGGCTGGCACGGCGAAATAAAGCCGGGGGAAACAGGATACGCACAACAATACGGCCTTTGGCCCGACAAAGTACATACCCTGCCCAAGGACGCCGGCCGGCAACCAACAAAAGCGCGCCAGCCTACCGTCTACCGGCTCCAGCATCCTGCTTCACTCTTCCGGGCGCACCCAGCCTGATGAGCAGCCCCATCGGCAGCCGTAACGGCCCACAGCAGCTACCCGGAATGAAAATTTTGGCTTTCCTTTGCTTACTTTGAAAAACAAAGTACTTTTAAAACGTCTGACAAGTTAAGCTATAATTCGAGGCCTTGCCCAGCCCGGCTATGGCCCCGGCCGCAGCAGCGGCCCGGCTGATTTGGCTTCGCGCAGGGCTTGGCTCAAGCTCAGGACCAGCCCCCACGCAGACGAGTTCCGGAAATACATTCTACTCCATGCGTATTTCACTTTTCCTCGACCGACTACACATCCAGGTCCGGCAGAACAGGCTGCTGCGGAATTTTACCGTCTTCACTCGCATAGTGCTGGCCCTTGGTTTTATTCCGGCGGGCCTGGTCAAAATAACTGGGGAGCGGTTCACTGATTTGGCAGTTTGTCATCCGATGGGCCATTATCTGTATGCTTTTTACCGAACCGGTTTTTATTACACGTTCGTGGGCGTGATGCAGGTGCTTGCGGCCGTTTTGTTATTAATTCCGCGCACGGCTACGCTCGGAGCGATAATTTATTTTCCCATCATTTTAAATATCTACGTCCTAACCGTATCCGTGCGCTTCGTCGGCTCCTGGGTAACGGCACCCCTGATGGTTTTGGCGAATATCTACCTACTGTGCTGGGACTACGATAAATTAAAATTCATTCTCCCATTTCGTCATCCGGCCAGCGCATAAAGCAAGTAATACATTATCTGTCAACACAATAATACCCGATACACAAGAATTATGAAATCTTTACTATCCCTCGGAATTGCAGCCCTGCTTTTTATGAGCGCCTGCGAAATAATGCCGCAAAACTCCTTGCGTAGTAGCCGGCAGCAATGCAAGGACAGCAGTAAAGCTCAGGCCTGCTACAATTTCTGCAACTGTATTCACAATAACTGCCAGTCGCTCGACAGTTGTTTAGCGGCTTACAATTCAGCACCGAAACCTACTAGCCACATTCCCGCGAAGTAATTCGAACACCAATTACTTTTAAACTTTCCCGACAACAAGCATCCAGCACAGATTACACAAAATCTTTTACAATGAAACTTAACTCATAAACCTTAACAACAATGACCACCACTTCGAACCCTGCAGGAATTATTCTCAATGCCGCTGGCTGGCTATTCGGCGTAGTCGCAATGGCAATTGGTATAATAAACATGTTCTGGGGCAATGACCCCGGCTTTGGCGTATTTATCTTTCTGCTTGCTTTCCTGTTTCTTCCTCCTGTCAACGCGTTTCTAAAAAAGACAACTGGGTTTGCCATTCCCCAAATTGCGAAATGGCTGCTGGGCTTTTTTATTCTGTGGGCATCATTAGGCGTCGGGGAGCTGTTCGACAAAATACACCTGATGCTGGCCAGCCTGTAGCCCAGCCGGTCTACTCGTCGTCGCTGCCCGCCTTTTTCACTAGCTGGCAGATTCGGGGCCAGTAAGGCCGACGACGAGCTGATGGCCGGGTGCTTTTTTATGCCTGCTGACTCTGGATAGCGGTAATAACCACCGTATTGAACACGTCGTCGACGGTGCAGCCCCGGCTCAGGTCGTTTACCGGCTTGTTGAGGCCCTGTAGTACCGGGCCGATGGCCAGGGCGCCGGTTTCGCGCTGTACGGCTTTGTAGGTGTTGTTGCCGGTGTTCAGATCCGGGAAGATCAGCACGCTGGCTTGCCCGGCCACTTCCGAGTCGGGCAGCTTCTGGCGGCCCACCAAAGGGTCCACGGCAGCATCGTACTGAATCGGGCCCTCCACTTTCAGATCGGGCCGCTTGTGGCGCACCAGCTCGGTGGCCTGCCGCACCTTATCGACATCAGCCCCCGCGCCCGAAGTGCCCGATGAGTAGGACAGCATGGCAATGCGGGGCTCGATGCCAAAGGCCCAGCTGCTTTCGGCCGAGGAAATGGCAATTTCGGCCAACTGCTCGGCCGTCGGGTTGGGGTTCACGGCGCAGTCGCCGAATACGGCCACCCGGTCGGGCAGGCACATGAAGAACACCGACGACACCACCGACACGCCCGGCTTGGTTTTGATGAACTGCAGGGCCGGCCGAATGGTGTGCTGGGTGGTGTGCACTGCCCCCGACACCATGCCGTCGGCGTGGCCCTTGTACACCATCATCGAGCCGAAGTACGACACGTCGCGCAGCAGGTCGCGGGCCATGTCCTCGTTCACGCCCTTGTCGCGGCGCAGCTCATAAAACGTCTGCACGTAGTCGGCATAGTACTCCGAGTGCACCGGGTCGATAAGGCGCAGGTGGTCGGTGGGCAGGTTCAGGCCCAGGCGCTTGGCCGAGGCCAGCACCATGCCCGGGTCGCCAAGAATGGTCAGATCCACGATGCCCTGGTGCAGCAGCAGGGCGGCAGCCTTCAGAATCCGGTCGTCGTTGCCCTCGGGCAGCACAATGTGGCGGCGCTGGCGCTTGGCCCACTGCAGCAGCCGGTACTGAAACATGTGGGGCGTAATGCCCTCGGGCTGGAAGCTGACCAGCTTTTCCTCCAGGGCCCGCACTGCCACGTACCGCTCGAAGGTGCTGATGGCCAACTGGATTTTCTTGGGGTTGTCGGGGCTGATGCGGGAGCGGATGGCGCTAACGCGGGTGGTGGTTTCGAACGTGCCGGTGGGCACGGCCAGAATGGGCACCACGCTGGGCAGGCCCTCGAGCAGCCGGATGATGGGCGCGTCGGGCTCGGAGCCGGCCGTGAGCACAATGCCGGCCACCCGCGGGTAGCTGGCCGACATATTGGCTTGCAGGGCACAGATAATAATGTCGCCCCGGTCGCCGGGCGTCACGATCAGCACGTTGTCTTTGAGGTAGTTCAGGAAGTTGGGCACCTGCATAGCCCCGATGACGTAGTTGTCGACCTGGTTGCCGAGGCCGGCTTCGCCGAAGAGCAGCTTGCCGCCCAGCCCGGCCTGAATTTCGCGCATGGTGGGGTGCAGCAGGTCGGCATCTTCGGGAATCACGCTCAGCAGCACTTCCGCCGGCAGCTGGGTGCGCAGCAGCTCCCGCACGTCGTCGGCCTGGGGCGCCGGAATCCGGTTGGCCACCACCATCAGCACCGGCACCTCGCGGGCCTCGAAGCTGCGCAGCAGCGTCAGCACCGCGCTAACGACCTGGGCCGTGCTCTTATCGGCCCCCGACACCACCAGCAGCACCGGCACGCCCAGGTTTTTGGCAATGGACACATTGGCGTCGAACTCGAAGGCCGTGCCGGGCCCCAGAAAGTCGCTGCCCTCCACCACGGTAAAGTCGTAGTGGTCTTCCCACTGCTTGAACTTGTGGATGACGGCGTCAATCAGGTCGCCCTGGGCATCGGCTTCCAGCAGGCGCAGAGCCTCGGGGCGGGTGAAGGCGTAGGTGTCAGCGTAGTTCAGGGGCAGCCGGAAGTGGCTGAGCACCGTGTCGATGTGCGGGTCGCGCTGCTGGGTGGGGTCGTAGTCGATGATGGGCTTGAAGTAACCCACTTTGCGGGCCTGGCCCAGGAGCATGTTCACTAACCCCAACGACACCAGGGACTTGCCGCTGTAAGGCTCGGCGGTGGCAATAAAAACGGCTTTCGTCATGCGTATCCTAACGTAGGGAAGGTGGCAGGTGTTGGCGGCCCCGGTTTGGCGCCGGGCCGCGGGCTACTTGCCCGGGGCCCGGCGGGTTGCTGGTTTGCGGGGAGCGTTCCGGGGCGCCGCGTTTTTCGGGGCGGGCGTTTTCCGGACCGCGCGTTTTTTCACCGGCGCCTTTTTCACCGGCGCGGCTTTGCTCACCTTGGCCGGGGCCGCCAGGGAGGCCGCCGTCGGCTCCGGGCCGTATTTCACTTCGGCCGAGTTTTTCTCCTGGCTCACAAACAAGTCGAACTCCACGCGGCGGTTCTTGGCGCGGCCGGCTTCGGTGGCGTTGCTGGCCAGCGGGTGGCGCGGACCGTAGCCGCGCAACTCAATCCGGTTTTCGGCCACGCTCTTGCCCAGCAGGTAGGCGCGGGCGGCGGCGGCCCGCTCCCTGGACAAGGCCAGGTTGAAGGCGGCCGGGCCTTTGCTATCCGAGTGCCCGGCAATGCTCAGCGAATAATCCGGGTACTCGGCCAGAATGGGCACCAGCGCGTCGAGCGTGGGGTACGAAGACGGCAGCAGCGTGGCGCGGTTCAGCTCGAAGCGGATGGAGCGGGTGGCGGCCTGCAGGCGCTGCCGAATGTCCTGCTTCAGCTCGGGGCAGCCCCCGTTGGCGGCGGGCCCGGCGCTGTTGGGGCACCGGTCTTCCGCGTTGGGCACTCCGTCGCCGTCGGTATCGGGGTTGGGCGCGTCGGCGGGCTTGGCGGGCGCGGTATCGTCGGGCACCGGGCAGCCGATGAAGTCGACGCTGACGCCGGGGGCCGTGTCGGGGCACTTGTCTTCCTGGTCGGGAATGCCGTCGGCATCGGCGTCGGGGCAGCCGCTGAGCTCGGCCTTGCCGGCCACGTCGGGGCAGGTGTCTTCGGCATCTATTACCCCGTCACTGTCTTTGTCGGGGCAGCCGCGGGCCTCGGGCGAGCCGGGCTCGGTGGCGCAGGCATCCAGGTAGTCGGGCACCAGGTCCTGGTCACCGTCGAGGGGGCAGCCCCGCTCGTCTACTGCCACGCCGGCCGGGGTGTTGGGACACTTGTCGAGGCGGTCGGGCACGTCGTCCTCGTCGGCGTCGGGGGCCTGGCCCAGGTTAAAGGTCAGCCCCGCGCTGTGCTGCAAAAACCGGTCGGCCCACTGGGGCGTGTCCTGCTCCTGGGTGCCGTCGAGGTTGGCGTGCAGGGGCAGATGCT is a window from the Hymenobacter aquaticus genome containing:
- a CDS encoding OmpA family protein; the encoded protein is MKHILRKYQSLLPLVALLALSRGAVAQTAERRTGIGLAASGLQYQGDFGSDYWKWDNTRLAPTLTINQYLFRGLDLSTQFLYGELTGRRNTDTYFTTTVFSANLGLKFRLNNGWALKEEARMQPYLLAASGWMYTNKAGQFEGRRLDQDQGYVDVFGAAGISFRLGPGVSLFVQTGQHLPLHANLDGTQEQDTPQWADRFLQHSAGLTFNLGQAPDADEDDVPDRLDKCPNTPAGVAVDERGCPLDGDQDLVPDYLDACATEPGSPEARGCPDKDSDGVIDAEDTCPDVAGKAELSGCPDADADGIPDQEDKCPDTAPGVSVDFIGCPVPDDTAPAKPADAPNPDTDGDGVPNAEDRCPNSAGPAANGGCPELKQDIRQRLQAATRSIRFELNRATLLPSSYPTLDALVPILAEYPDYSLSIAGHSDSKGPAAFNLALSRERAAAARAYLLGKSVAENRIELRGYGPRHPLASNATEAGRAKNRRVEFDLFVSQEKNSAEVKYGPEPTAASLAAPAKVSKAAPVKKAPVKKRAVRKTPAPKNAAPRNAPRKPATRRAPGK
- a CDS encoding acetate/propionate family kinase, with product MNIFVVNSGSSSIKYQLFRWPSEQPVCSGLVERIGQEGAASITHKVFEAQHPAAPATEQRQQLPLPDHEAGLREVVRLLTEGEGRVIQDPADIEVVGHRVVHGGEAFAATTLITEKVKAEIRRLFALAPLHNPANYFGIEVAERLFPQARQVAVFDTAFHQTLPDYAFRYALPEALYTEQRIRKYGFHGTSHQYVAAQAAAFLQNPDARLITIHLGNGCSMAAVRGGRALDTSMGFGPLAGLVMGTRSGDLDPSVLLHLLGPLGYSAEQVSTLLNKESGMRGLTGHSDMRDIGQALAAGDARAALGYALYTYRIRQYIGAYAAVLNGLDAVVFTAGVGENDARVRAQVCQDLDFFGLQLDEAKNQLRQPGLRDVSAPASQARILVIPTNEELEIARQCAALLNPA
- the pta gene encoding phosphate acetyltransferase; its protein translation is MTKAVFIATAEPYSGKSLVSLGLVNMLLGQARKVGYFKPIIDYDPTQQRDPHIDTVLSHFRLPLNYADTYAFTRPEALRLLEADAQGDLIDAVIHKFKQWEDHYDFTVVEGSDFLGPGTAFEFDANVSIAKNLGVPVLLVVSGADKSTAQVVSAVLTLLRSFEAREVPVLMVVANRIPAPQADDVRELLRTQLPAEVLLSVIPEDADLLHPTMREIQAGLGGKLLFGEAGLGNQVDNYVIGAMQVPNFLNYLKDNVLIVTPGDRGDIIICALQANMSASYPRVAGIVLTAGSEPDAPIIRLLEGLPSVVPILAVPTGTFETTTRVSAIRSRISPDNPKKIQLAISTFERYVAVRALEEKLVSFQPEGITPHMFQYRLLQWAKRQRRHIVLPEGNDDRILKAAALLLHQGIVDLTILGDPGMVLASAKRLGLNLPTDHLRLIDPVHSEYYADYVQTFYELRRDKGVNEDMARDLLRDVSYFGSMMVYKGHADGMVSGAVHTTQHTIRPALQFIKTKPGVSVVSSVFFMCLPDRVAVFGDCAVNPNPTAEQLAEIAISSAESSWAFGIEPRIAMLSYSSGTSGAGADVDKVRQATELVRHKRPDLKVEGPIQYDAAVDPLVGRQKLPDSEVAGQASVLIFPDLNTGNNTYKAVQRETGALAIGPVLQGLNKPVNDLSRGCTVDDVFNTVVITAIQSQQA